GAGTGCAGTATGAGGAAACTGAAAATCGCGGGCTCGAGGAGAGGTTATTTAGTCTTGTAATGGACCGATGTAATCGGGTAAGGGGATTGAATACCTTCGGTTTAAAAATGACCTATCTAGGTAATGGAACGGCTGGATTGAAAATGGTGGTGGGAACAGAGTTTTCCAATGCCCATGGGAGAACTCACGGGGGATTAGTAGCAGCCGCTCTTGACACGGCGATTGGAGTGGCTGTATGGACGCTTGGTTATGATGTGGTTACCTTAGAGATGAATCTGAACTATATTGCTCCCGTGGAGGTAGGCGATGTCGTTACCTGCGACGGATGGGTGATTCATAAAGGAAAGACCGTCGTAGTTGGCGAGGGAGAAATGCGCGACGGAAACGGCAAACTAATGGCTAAGAGTCGTATGACGTTTTATAGAGTGGGTGAATTGGCAGGTGAAGATTATTAGGAGGGGACCAACATATGAACGAGCTGAGAAGGGACTACGTAAAAAACCGGTGGGTATCCATATCGTCGGCTCTAGGCTGGAAACCAAAGGATTTTCCAACGATGAAAGTAAGTGCCGAGGCAGGGCAGTCAGGGTTTTGCCCGTTCTGTGAGGGGAATGAAGAAGTAACCCCTCCCGAGATTGCAGCATTTCGAAAAGAGGATTCGCAAGTAAACGGCCCTGGTTGGTTGGTTCGGACTATTCCCAACAAATTTACCGCTTTTTCCATGGAAGGCAGTTTGGAAGAAAGAAAGAGTGGGGTATTCCACAGATGCAATGGGCTTGGCAAGCACGAGGTGGTAATCGAAACACCGTTACATGGTATTGATTTCCACGATTTAGACATGGAGCACATGGAAATGACTGTGGCAATGTTCAAAATGCGTTATAACGACCTGGCTAAGGATGAACGGCTAAAGTATATTCAGATTTACAAGAATCGCGGGATGTTTGGGGGTGCTTCTCTCGGACATACCCATAGCCAGATAATAGGACTTCCCTTTGTTCCACAAGAAAACGCAGGTTTGATCCAATACTATAAAGACCATGGAGAATGCTTGATATGTACTATGTTGAAACAAGAACTGGAGGCCGAAGAGCGGATTGTCTATCAGGACGAACATTTTGTGGTTTTCTGTCCCTATGCCTCACGGTTCGCCTATGAAACGTGGATTGTCCCGAAGCGCCACACGGAGCATTTTGGCGATATCGCTGAACCGGAAGAAAAAGCTCTGGCGGTGCTGTGTAAGAGGATCAGCTTGGCTGTTGTAAGCAGTCTAAATAACGCTTCGTATAACTTTATTATCAACACGGCCCCTGTTGTGAAGTCGCCGTATGAACCTGGCTATCACTGGTATATGGAGTTCACTCCCCGCCTGTTGGTGTCACACGGTTTTGAGATAGCTACGGGGGTTTATATGAATCCCGTTCCTCCGGAAACTGCAGCCTCGACCATAAGAGAGGCCTTGAGTGAGTAAGTTTCGGTGGTAGCGGAGACTTGGCACTGGCATAATCCTACGAACTCCCTGGGGTCTGGGCTGAGCAGGCGACCGTGATTAAGTCCCACCTTTCGCATCACAAGGGTGCGGAGGGTGGGCTTTGAATTGAGGGGTTTAACGAAGCCAACGAGACAATCTGGTTACTTTATGTGAGGTGATTTAGGAATGACGGGTATCGCCATCGTCGGAGGAGGAAAAGGTGGAACTTCAATTCTTAAGGCCTTTGATTGCATTGAGGGGTTTAGCATAGTCGGAATCTGTGATATAGATACGAACGCCCCAGCTATGCAACTGGCCCGAGACCGGGGAGTTCCTACTTATTCGGAAGTGGAAACGCTTCTAAGACAGCCCGGTCTTGATGTTGTAATCGAAGCAACAGGCAGCGAAAAAGTGCAGCGATTAATATATGAGAAAAAGAGGGAGACGTGCTCGGTAATCGATGCCAAAGGGGCTGATTTCTTGATGACCTTGACGGCAGCCCACGAGAAAATGGTGAGGAAAGTTAACAGCAAGAAGGAGACCTTCGAGGGTTTAGCCTCCTTTTTGACACGAACCTACGAGGGCGGAGTGGTCTACTTTACGACAGACCTGGAACGATACGATTTCGTTGAGTCTACAGATATCAATATTTCCAAAGTGAAGGTAGGAGAAAAGTTCCTGCGAGACGGATACATAGACCGGTGTATTAATACTAAAAAGCAGGTAAAGGGGGTTATAGACGCCAAGGTTTACGGGATACCGCTTAAGATATGGGTAAACCCGATTTTCGAGGACGACGGACAAGGCCAGGTACTCGGTACCTACGGGGTTATGGTTCCCAAAGTGCACCCGGTAGCCCGAGCCTTCGATGTATTTGCGCCCATCGTTATTCAGTCTAACGTTGAGGGAGCTCAGGTTATGGTAACCGACTTGGAAAAGGTTACGCACAGCATGTCTAGTAAAAAGTTCAGCATCGAGGAGATGTCGGTCGGAAACCCGATTAGAGAAGGAGATGCCGGATGGAGAGTCGTGACCACTGGGTCCACAATTGTGGACGATATTGAAAGCAAACGATATGGGGCTTTCCGCATGATTGGGATTCCTTTATTTGATGAGGAAACTGGTGATGTGGTAGGTGCTTTTGGCATTGCCACCCCGCGAATCCTGGCTAAAAACCTGAAGGAGATGGCTACGATATTGAAAACAAATGTTGAAGAGATTGCCCTGGCGATGGAAGAGATAGCAGCCTCGGCCAGCGAGATAAACGTTAATGAAAGCAACCTCGCAGACGTAATTAAGGAAGTTCAGGGGATTTCCAGCGAAATAAACGAGATACTCAACTTTATTCGTAGCGTGGCTGACCAGACCAAAATGCTGGGTTTGAACGCGGCCATCGAAGCCGCTCGGGCCGGAGAACACGGACGCGGGTTTGGAGTGGTGGCCGAGGAGATCCGAAACCTGTCTGATCAGTCAAAGGAAACGGCTGAACTAATTCGAAAGCTAACGCGGGAAATAGGAGAAAAGGTAAGCAAGGCAGGAGAGGCTTCGGTAAACAGCGTAAAACAGAGCCAGGAACAGGCAGCAGCTACACAACAGGTTACCGCCTCCGTTATGGAAATGGCCAATATGGCCGAGAGACTAGCAGAAATGGCAAAATCACTATAGAGCAAGACGTTGGCAATGTCCAGTTATCGGGTACCGCACTATTTATTTACTTTGATTAGGACTACGTTTATGCGGATAGCCTCACGGTCCGGAGTTCTCCGGTTTTTGTACCTGGCAGAAAGATTGGTTCGAAGTCGAAGATTCCAAGAGTTTTTCGAATCTAGATTTAGATTAATAGTGGTGATGGCGCCCACCTGAGCCTTTACAGGCTCAAACGGCTAAGTAGCTAATGGCTCCTGTTAGATTTGACAGGGGCTTTCTTTATTAGGGGACGAGCCTTTTTGATGAAGTAGGAAGTTGCCAGAAGACATTTGGAGGTGAAAAACCGAGATGCAGACGGAAAAGAAACTTCTGGAAGAGGCCCGAAAAATACTGGATGAGGTGGAGTCTGCCTGTAAGGACTTCGGCTTGAGTTCTCTTAAGAAAACCGTGAAAAGTATACAAAACTTTACTGAACAGAACCAATACCTGGATGTTGCGGTTTTGGGCTCATTCAAGGCGGGCAAAAGCTCGTTCTTGAACAGTCTTATCGGGCGTCCCATACTGCCGGTGGGCAATATCCCGGTCACGTCGGTGATAACCAGGATAAGATACGGGCGCCAGGAAAAGGTCACCGTTTCTTTCCTGGACGGAACCAGCCGAGAGATTCCAATCGATGAGATTCAGGACTTCGTTTCCGAATCGGGAAACCCGGGCAACGAGAGGGATGTCTTCTCGGTCGACATCGAGGTACCAACCCTGGAGGACTTCAAGGCCATAAGGCTGGTCGACACCCCCGGGATCGGCAGCGTATGGCAGCACAACACGGAAACCACCACCGGGTGGTTCCCGGAAACGGGAGGGGTCTTGTTCCTGATCAGCGCCGAAAGGCCGATATCGGAAAGCGAACTGAACTTCTTGAAAGAGACCTATTTGTATACCCCGGAAATCGCCGTGGTGATCACTAAGGTAGACCTTTTCGGCGAAGACCAGCTGAAGGACATCGAAACGTTCACCGCCGAGGTGCTGAAAAGGAACTTCGAAGGAGTTTTTCCCATCTACAGGCACTCGGCCTACCAGAACGCTGACCGCTACAACCGGGAGTTGAAAGAGAAGGTGCTTTTCCCCCTGGCTCAGAACCGTATCCACGTCTTCTTCAAGATACTCTCGCATAAAATGTCTACGCTGGTCGAAGCCTGCATCTCTTATCTTGAGATAGCCTACGAGGCGTCGACCAAAATGGAGGCAGAAAAGCAGAAGATAAAAGAAATCATTCTAGACCAGCATCTCAACTCGCACTTCGTCCGCCGGGAGCTTACCTTGATCATCGCCAGCTACAAGGAAAAGACCAGGGAAAGCTTGAGGACCTACTTTGAGGCCTTCCGGAGCGGAATAGAACTCAAGATAATCGATGAATACAACACTGCCTTCGAAACCTTTAAAGGGAACCTTTATGAGGTAACTAGGCAGTTTGAAAAATGGCTGGCTCAAGCCCTGCACACCGAACTCAGCGAGATCCTGGCCCAGGAAGAAAAGTCGTTCGAGCTGCTGAATGCCGTCAAGAAACACCTCTCGTTCTACCTCAAGTCTTTCCGGGAGAGGCTAAGCGAGAACCTGGAACGGGTTTTGGGGGTCAAAATGCGGGCCGAAGAATGGGAGATGACGCTGGGCGAAATGAAAAAGCCCAACATCTCCATCAGCAGGTCTTTCGACTTCCACCTGGACCTGCTCTGGTTCTTCTTCCCCATGTTCATCTTCAAAAACGTTTTCCGCCGGTACTTCTTGAAACAGATACCGTATGAGGTTGAAAAGAACATCCACCGCCTCACTTCGAACCTAACCGAAAGGATCAACAAGGAGATGGATAACCTTTTGAACCAGGCACTTGCCTACATCAACGAAGAGCTGCGGATGGTCGAAAGCCTGCTGTCAGAAGGCAAAGGCGACAGTAGCTATATCAGGGAAAGGATAAACCGTCTTAAGGCAACCAATTATCGCCTTTATGACCTGTACGCGCACTTGACACTAGCTAGTGGTGAGGGGGCCAGGGAGCCTAGTGCCCGTTCAAAATAATTATCGTGACCATCTTTACCTTGATGGAGTTCTTATGTTAGGATTCAATCTGCCGACGGGATTTTGATATAGAAAACTACGAAACCGCTGCCAGCTCGCATACTCAGGCAGCGGTTCATTTTTGCAATGATGGGTTACACGAGTGAAACTTCCTAGCCTGATTATGAAGCGAAAACAGGCCGGATATCAATAATGCCCCGCTCGGTGAAGTGATATCAGAAGCTAGAGTTTGAGCCGGGGAAGCATTGGCACCGTTCTTGCATAAGCATCGAAATGAAACGACGCAATTAGACATTTTGGGACTGAGGAATCTAAAAGGAGCTCCTTTAAACCAGGCTGTGTGAGGAGGCTGAGAGCGGATCATAATAACTAGAAACAAAGAGCACGGTGAAGCAAAGGAGATACAGGAAGTTTGTGAATCCCCACTTAGTGAATGATCGTTGACAGGGCCATCGCCAAAAAGTTTCTTGAGGAGGGAATAATGTGAGCGAATTTCAGGGAGAAATTATTGCTAACGGTATTCTTCAGAGAAAGTCCGCATTATATCGCGAAAGACGTTTAACCGAATCATTTTGGTCGGGAGAAACTCATCATGTGCTGTATCATACTACCATTCCGTTCTGGCTAAGAAAGAATGCATTTGAAGTTCCGGATCGCCTGGCACTGATCGAGGGCATTCCTGATGCGAGCAAACGCAGGACCTGGACATATGCTGAACTCCTAAGGGACGCCGAGCGCATAGCCCATGCGTTGCTCAACAAGTATAAGCCCGGAGACCGAATTGCCATCATGGCGCCCAATATTGTGGAATGGGCCTTAATGCAATACGGTATTGCCATGGCGGGTATGGTTAGGGTCACGGTTAACCCGGCTTATCATGCTCGGGAAATCGAGCACATCCTGAAGACGGCTGGAGTATCAGCAATCTTTACTATGGAAGAGTATCGCGGGAACCGAATGATGGACACCATTGAATCTATACGGGAATCATTACCTTCTTTACAAGACGTGTATGATCTGCAGAAGTTGGATGAGTTCATGAACACCGGTAAACCGGTAGGACTGCCTGAGGTCAAACCGGAAGACCTGGATGTAATCATGTTTACATCAGGTACTACCGGGACCCCGAAGGGAGCCATGCTAAACCACTTTGGCATGACCAACAGCATTAGATTCATGGCTATACGTGCGGGCTTGGAAGTTGGTGGTGTGTGGGTTAACGTGATGCCCATGTTTTTTATGGGAGGAAATGGATTCGCGGCTCTGGGAACGCTGCAGCAGCAAGCCACACACGTGCTGGTTGTAGAATTTGACGTGCCTCTATTCCTGTCTCTGATGGAAGAGTATAAGGGAACGTTTTCACTGCTCGTTCCGACGATGATGGAAGCTATATTGGCCTACCCCGACCTGGGCAAATACGATCTTTCTTCTTGGAAGTATATACTTTCCGGGGCCTCCAAAGTCGAGGCAGACCTGGTGCGACGCCTTAAAAGTATCTTAAACTGCGATATTTCCATCGTCTGTGGCCAGACCGAGGCACATGGCGGTTATACCCAAACCTTCCGTGATGATTCACCCGAAGACCAGGCTGAAACCATCGGGCAACCCTATCCTATGATAGACTTCAAAATCGCAGACAAGGAAACCGGTGCAGTTGTTCGGATCGGAGAAGAGGGAGAAATCTGTATTCGCGGTTACCAGGTAATGCAGGGTTATTACAACGACCCACAGGCTACAGCAGCTGCGATTGATGAGGAAGGATGGCTACACAGCGGAGATTTGGGCGTCATGGACGAACGCGGCTTCGTCAGATTTACTGGCCGTTTAAAGGACATGCTCATTCGTGGCGGGGTAAATATCTATCCGGCGGAAATCGAGAACCTGCTGAAAGAGCACCCGAAAGTGGATAAGGTGGCTGTAATAGGTGTACCCGATGAGTATTGGGGCGAGCAAGTTGCGGCGATAATCATTCCAAAATCCTTCGACGACCTGCCAACGTTAGAGGAGCTGGACAAGTTCTGCCTGGACAATATAGCCCGTTTCAAAAGGCCGCGTTATTACGCATTCGTAAAAGAGTTTCCTATGACGGCAACCGGTAAGCTTCGCAAGTTCAAGCTTAAAGAAGACGTAGCGAGCGGTGCGATACAGCTTGAATCACTCGCGAACGCCCAAGAATAACAAATGAAGAATGTTTCATCTAGCTTGACATCATGCGATTTTCATACGTGAGAGAGGAGGAGTAAAAAATGTCACAACAAGGATGGGCATCTCCAGGACCGGCTGCGATGGCGGCTCTAGGCGTAGCAGCGATAGGATTTGGGTTTTCTTTCTTGGGTAAAGTCCCATTAGAAGGTGTCCCTTTATTAGCAGGCTGGTTAGTAGCAGCGTTCATCGTACAACTCTTGACAGCAATAGTTGAATTGAAGGAAGGGCACATGACCGGAGGCAATGTGATGTTGTTTTTCTCAGCTTTCTTCATGCTGGCAACAGGTATAGGAATGTACGTCAAGTATCTGATGATTGGGAA
The sequence above is drawn from the Syntrophothermus lipocalidus DSM 12680 genome and encodes:
- a CDS encoding dynamin family protein — protein: MQTEKKLLEEARKILDEVESACKDFGLSSLKKTVKSIQNFTEQNQYLDVAVLGSFKAGKSSFLNSLIGRPILPVGNIPVTSVITRIRYGRQEKVTVSFLDGTSREIPIDEIQDFVSESGNPGNERDVFSVDIEVPTLEDFKAIRLVDTPGIGSVWQHNTETTTGWFPETGGVLFLISAERPISESELNFLKETYLYTPEIAVVITKVDLFGEDQLKDIETFTAEVLKRNFEGVFPIYRHSAYQNADRYNRELKEKVLFPLAQNRIHVFFKILSHKMSTLVEACISYLEIAYEASTKMEAEKQKIKEIILDQHLNSHFVRRELTLIIASYKEKTRESLRTYFEAFRSGIELKIIDEYNTAFETFKGNLYEVTRQFEKWLAQALHTELSEILAQEEKSFELLNAVKKHLSFYLKSFRERLSENLERVLGVKMRAEEWEMTLGEMKKPNISISRSFDFHLDLLWFFFPMFIFKNVFRRYFLKQIPYEVEKNIHRLTSNLTERINKEMDNLLNQALAYINEELRMVESLLSEGKGDSSYIRERINRLKATNYRLYDLYAHLTLASGEGAREPSARSK
- a CDS encoding class I adenylate-forming enzyme family protein: MSEFQGEIIANGILQRKSALYRERRLTESFWSGETHHVLYHTTIPFWLRKNAFEVPDRLALIEGIPDASKRRTWTYAELLRDAERIAHALLNKYKPGDRIAIMAPNIVEWALMQYGIAMAGMVRVTVNPAYHAREIEHILKTAGVSAIFTMEEYRGNRMMDTIESIRESLPSLQDVYDLQKLDEFMNTGKPVGLPEVKPEDLDVIMFTSGTTGTPKGAMLNHFGMTNSIRFMAIRAGLEVGGVWVNVMPMFFMGGNGFAALGTLQQQATHVLVVEFDVPLFLSLMEEYKGTFSLLVPTMMEAILAYPDLGKYDLSSWKYILSGASKVEADLVRRLKSILNCDISIVCGQTEAHGGYTQTFRDDSPEDQAETIGQPYPMIDFKIADKETGAVVRIGEEGEICIRGYQVMQGYYNDPQATAAAIDEEGWLHSGDLGVMDERGFVRFTGRLKDMLIRGGVNIYPAEIENLLKEHPKVDKVAVIGVPDEYWGEQVAAIIIPKSFDDLPTLEELDKFCLDNIARFKRPRYYAFVKEFPMTATGKLRKFKLKEDVASGAIQLESLANAQE
- a CDS encoding galactose-1-phosphate uridylyltransferase; amino-acid sequence: MNELRRDYVKNRWVSISSALGWKPKDFPTMKVSAEAGQSGFCPFCEGNEEVTPPEIAAFRKEDSQVNGPGWLVRTIPNKFTAFSMEGSLEERKSGVFHRCNGLGKHEVVIETPLHGIDFHDLDMEHMEMTVAMFKMRYNDLAKDERLKYIQIYKNRGMFGGASLGHTHSQIIGLPFVPQENAGLIQYYKDHGECLICTMLKQELEAEERIVYQDEHFVVFCPYASRFAYETWIVPKRHTEHFGDIAEPEEKALAVLCKRISLAVVSSLNNASYNFIINTAPVVKSPYEPGYHWYMEFTPRLLVSHGFEIATGVYMNPVPPETAASTIREALSE
- a CDS encoding methyl-accepting chemotaxis protein, yielding MTGIAIVGGGKGGTSILKAFDCIEGFSIVGICDIDTNAPAMQLARDRGVPTYSEVETLLRQPGLDVVIEATGSEKVQRLIYEKKRETCSVIDAKGADFLMTLTAAHEKMVRKVNSKKETFEGLASFLTRTYEGGVVYFTTDLERYDFVESTDINISKVKVGEKFLRDGYIDRCINTKKQVKGVIDAKVYGIPLKIWVNPIFEDDGQGQVLGTYGVMVPKVHPVARAFDVFAPIVIQSNVEGAQVMVTDLEKVTHSMSSKKFSIEEMSVGNPIREGDAGWRVVTTGSTIVDDIESKRYGAFRMIGIPLFDEETGDVVGAFGIATPRILAKNLKEMATILKTNVEEIALAMEEIAASASEINVNESNLADVIKEVQGISSEINEILNFIRSVADQTKMLGLNAAIEAARAGEHGRGFGVVAEEIRNLSDQSKETAELIRKLTREIGEKVSKAGEASVNSVKQSQEQAAATQQVTASVMEMANMAERLAEMAKSL
- a CDS encoding PaaI family thioesterase, whose protein sequence is MQYEETENRGLEERLFSLVMDRCNRVRGLNTFGLKMTYLGNGTAGLKMVVGTEFSNAHGRTHGGLVAAALDTAIGVAVWTLGYDVVTLEMNLNYIAPVEVGDVVTCDGWVIHKGKTVVVGEGEMRDGNGKLMAKSRMTFYRVGELAGEDY